The genomic window CACCCAATTGTcgcttgtggaaaaaaaaatgcatccacagctttggccttaaaatgtttttaaactcaGGCTAAGCTCCTTACTGTTAAAACACCATCTCATGCAAAAATACTATGCGCTATCCATTTGTTTGGACGTTTCTGCAGAGCTTCTTTTGTCTAAAGTCGGTATGAAAAAACTACCAGAATCGCTTTCATGCAACAAAAAGAGGTGACACAGCATCAGGCAACCTGCCATCCCCTcttaacagaaaaggaaattaggCATGTAAAAGAGGAGATGCCCAGCTCTGGTcgcagggggaaaaaaggtgttAAAAATTGTGttacagagacagaaaatgttGCTTCCAAATCCTATTTCACCACCTGAATACCACGTTCATCACCTTCTCTGTTGAGCCTTATTGCTAATAACTATGCAATGAGTTTGCTGTATCAGTGTTCAGGTTTTCTCCAATCACAATaaattcctctcccagcccagcctgctggaTTTGGCCTTACTGTActcctcctgcagccttttCAACAAAGGCCGAAACCTTGGCTCAGCTGAAAGAAATAGGTGATTAATTGCTCTGAAATTTCATCAAAAAGTTTTGTATTTGATATTTGCGTGTCTGTGGGAAGTCAGTAGTTCTTCTGTGGATGAAATAGAAGGTGAGACGTTAGGTTTGTTCTGCAGCACACTCCAAAGTCTTCGGAGATCCCAAACGCAGCACAGCCCTTATGAGCATGCTGTGTGAGGACTGAGATGCCAGATGTTTTCTGCAGATAAATTTGCTCATTTTTGAGAACAGAAGAGCAGCCCCACACTGCTTCACAGTGTGTAGACGTGGTCTAAAGGCAGTCCAGAGCTGGGGGAGCACCTGGTAGATGAGCAGTGATGGAAGTTGACCCTGAGAACCTACAATAATTAAGTTGCACTGACGAGCCGTCAGTGAAACACTTGGCATTGTTACGTGTTTGCTGTCCTGCATGCAGGTACAATAGATGTGTTTAAACTCGTAATGTTGACTCCTCCTCTCCATGCTGTTCTTCAGATGTCATTAAGCTGCAGCTGGTTGAAGCAGGCTTGGTGGAGTGCTTGCTTGAGATTGTCCAGAAGACTGTGGATAGTGACAAAGAGGATGATGTTGCAGAGCTTAAAACAGCTTCAGATCTTATGGTTTTATTATTGCTTGGAGGTAAGTACCGTGTAAGTACAGTTTACCTTTTGCAAAGCGACAGCAGACACCTGTATGCCATTTGGCTGCTGAAGTTTACTattattaaactattttttaaataacctaAAGGACCTGCCATTTGACATGGAGTAGGTCAGATTTTGTCTCCCATCTGATTGCAGGACTGAATAAATTGTAGTGAAGCCAGCAGAACTTGACacataaaaatagaagaattttCCCTAACATTTTTTTGGCTTGCTGACAAAGCTTTGGCTTTTTATTCCAGATGAATCCATGCAAAAGTTATTTGAAGGAGGAAAAGGCAGCGTGTTCCAAAGAGTGCTTTCATGGATTCCTTCCAATAGCCATCAGCTACAGCTTGCAGGAGCATTGGCTATTGCAAATTTTGCCAGAAATGGTAAGACTATGCTATAGTatcttacatgtatttatttgtgcCTTTCTGTCATGCTACATCTGTACAGAAAAAGTGTGTGCAGTGTTAAAGCTGGTATGAAGCTATACAGCACCATTGGTAGTTTTATACTTTAAAATCCTGGAAAGTGTTaaggctgctttaaaaataataattaaaataaaccttTCACATTTGTGATAGATGTATAGATTTCTGCCTTCTTCAGTTTCTCATATCACTTTTCTAAATTTGTCATGAGCACTGTAACCCCCCATTGATGACGGTGGTCAAATTCTCCAGCAATAAGATCTAGAAAGGAGCAGGGAAGTGACACTTCTGTTCTTAAAAAGCTCAAATAAAAATCTTAGTAATATTCTTTCACTCACAAGTGACATTGTCTCATCTTGCACAGACGGAAACTGCATCCATATGGTGGATAATGGCATAGTTCAGAAGCTGATGGATCTGCTAGACAGACACGTCGAGGATGGAAACGTAACTGTGCAGCACGCAGCCCTGAGTGCGCTCAGAAACCTGGCAATTCCTGGTAAGCCTCCCTTTGCATTGCTAATTGCACCAATGTGAAATTCTGCTCTCTCCCTGCAAGCCCCAGGGGCTGAGGGTGGAAGCACTGACTGACATTTCTGGAGGAGGTcagcctgctgctttccatTCAGGCCCATAACTGCTTTTGTAGTTTTTGCACAGCAGCTACAGCCAgcagttttaaataaatcacagacCCACAAGCCATCCTTTGGCCACTCTGAACCCACGGTATCACCCCCCACCAAGGAAAGGGCAGCTATgtggcaggcagggagctgaggcCTCAGATAGGATTTCTCAAACCCTTCCATGCAGAgctctgcattttttcattttgggttCTCTTCCACAGCTGAGGGTCCCCAGCAGACAGCAGTGCCCAAATTGCTGAAGCACTGCATCTCCCTGTAACTCCTAGAGCTCTGACAGTTCAGAAGTTAGAGCTGGAGCTGAGCTGTTGGAATAGCCAACCTGTTCCAGTTGGTTACTGTTTGTAGGCAATGAACTGAATGCTAATTGTGTCATTTTAATAACTCCACTTGTGTGAGTTTTGATTACCCAAATGTAAAAGACAGAGTACCtgcacataaaaacaaaacaagcctataataattatatatgcTTTCTAGTACAAGGCCACAAAATGAGCCTTTTATCCATTTAACCTCATTTTACTATTTTCAGTTTCCACAGAGtaattttctaaaaatgatCGTGCGTGCATACTAAACCCATGCAGCTTTGGTGGTACACCACTTGCTTATATTTCTTGGGCAGTTCTGTTAACTTCCATTGTTTGGAAAGCTTCCCTGTAGCCTGTGCTCAGGGATGTCAGCCGGAGACCTAAACAAGATTTAATGGATATTGTTACAAAAAAATGAGCAAGGAATAATTGGTCCCGTGATGAACTGCTTGTTAAACACTACTTTGAATAcgaaataagtatttttttctaagtacaGTATTGGACGCATGGAAGTGGAGAACTTAAGACTAGTGGAAGGGATGAAGGACAGTTTGGGGAGGCCTTACCAGGACTCCAGACATGTCAGGCCACAGTGTTTTTTGTGTAAAGTATTGGAACTGGGTACGAGGTTGCCCTGCTAATTGGATGCTTTAGTTTCTTTCTCTATGAGAAACACAAGAGTGTTGTTTGGTATCAGAGATGTTTCCCCATATTTTGGGGCACAGGTAAGCTCTAGCCTGGGCTTCTGCTTGGTGCATTTTGTGGAGGACTCCTTTCCTAGCCAAGGTGGAGAAGTCTAGCCTTCAGTTCATGGTCAGGGTGAACACTGGAGATTAGGCATGCATGCTGGGACACAGCACTGCACTTCATACCTGCATCTTAGCAACCCcaacatttttctaaaacacagcattgtCAGCACACGCTGTCTGTGTTCACAAGCTATTTTTCAAACGGTGTCTTAAAAATTGCATCAAGACTGTCTTGGAAATAAATTGCACCTTCCAGAAATGTTCTTGAGATTGTTCCTGTTCTTTATTCATGCAGTTGTAAATAAGGCTAAGATGCTATCAGCTGGCGTTGCAGAAGCAGTATTGAAATTTCTCAGATCGGAGATGCCCCCTGTTCAATTCAAGCTGCTGGGAACATTAAGAATGTTAATAGATGCACAAGGTAAAAATAAGCTGTTCTCTATGTTAAGTAATTCTCTTTGGTTCAGTCTATGATATAATGCTaagagagaagggaagcagagggggttttttattgtttgtttttttttgttgctgttgttctttttaattttaagcctGAAACCTTAGAATAAACCTAATACATAtgcaaagggagagaaaaatgtgggttgacttttttttcagcactcCTAAATTGACTACTCGGGACCCTCAGAATAGGTGTCAAATGCTTGTTTACTTTTGTACTTCAGAACTCTCCTACACTGTCACATTATGAGTATGCGTTGAGGCGTGGGAGTTTGAAGCTACCACTCCAGCTTTGCTGTTCACTTGCTGCATTTTCTAGCTGTACCTAGCTTCTTGGAGCACGCTAATGCGCTTGCTAATTGATAAGCTGCAATTTCAAAAGGAGCAAGAACCTTTCAGTTCTGCCTCTTGTTCTGTACCTAAGATCTGTATTTATGAAATTagacagctaaaaaaaaaaagttattaatgaGATAATTAgccaagtatttatttttgacctagtagagcagatttttttcaaaagctccCTTGTAGTTCTAGCATAGCTATTAGATGTGAAGTAGAAATTCATTGAAGAAACTTATGCAACTTTAACAtcttgtggtttaacccggtcagcagctaagcaccatgcagccattcgctcaccctccctcctccctctctgggatgggggagagaaacaggacagtgaagcctgtgagttgagataaagacagtttattaagacaggaaaataataataatgatagtacaactaataatatgtacaaaacaagtgatgtatAATGCAATTGCCCAGCCTAACTCCGAGCAGCCGGCCCCCtaccccggctagccacccctatatattgttcagcatgaccccagatggtgTGGGATACCCCTATGGCCAGTTTCGATCATggtcctgggtctgtcccctcacagctcctgcattttttttttttggttatgagtgtttttggtattttgtttccattttggcTTTACTTGCTTCCATGCAACCTAGACTTTTCACATTGTTAGCTCAAGCTGGCAAAGTTCTCCTTCAACTCCTTCTAGTTAGTGACTTTCAGCTTATTTTTCTAacacttgctttaaaaaaatgacaacttttctgttgtgttgttgGCTCCGGCAACGTGTAGCAGAAGCAGCtgaacagctgggaaaaaatgcaaagctgGTGGAACGGTTGGTGGAGTGGTGCGAAGCCAAGGATCACGCAGGTGTGATGGGAGAGTCGAACAGACTACTGTCTGCACTTATACGACACAGCAAATCAAAAGTAAGTGGCgaaaatttcagcttttaagCACAAAGAGTTACCTCTGCACTTTGTATCATTAGTAGCCAAGGCCTCTGGTACACAATCTTTCTAAAAAGCCAGGttgctttcacagaatcacaggcctgtaggggttggaagggacctcgaaagatcatcgggtccacccccctgccaaatcaggttcctcagagcaggctgcccaggtaggcgtccagacagaCCTTTATTCATATGTTACATCCTCTCTGCCTCCAGGACCTGCCAGTCAGACTCGAGCATCAGGTTTACACAGTCACTGGAACTATATAGGTAAAAAACatagaaacaaagcaaaacagtcaGAGTTGCAGGCCAATTAAAGAATGTAGTTAGGGTGAATTTGGCTCAGTCTCGACCCGTTTGAATTTGCGTTGTATCCTGTAGAAGTTCAGCATGCCATATTTTCTACTTTATGATGATATATGTAAGGAGTCATTGCATTCAATTgttattatctttttatataGTTATTAAATAGGCATTCACAGAATGACtattagaagaaaatgtagaGCTGAGAAGGTGggtttattttttggtgtttttttaatgcttttactGCCCTCTAGGTTTGGTTATGGGTACAACTGGTTCTTTACTGCACGCTAATTtgagttcatttttttatttaaaagtatttcagctAGTATTTAGAAAGGCAGTGGTAGTTTAGGAACCTTAGgtcccattttaaaaaatggagtCGGTATTAGTCTGTTAAACCACACTTGTATTGAACCTGGCTGCTGTCATCTCTTACCTGCTTGGTACTGCCTTTTGGAGGGTGATATTCACctataaaatcattaaaattttCATGTCAGGGCATATAGCCAAAATTCTCCACCAACTCAAGCAGAAATTAGCAGTTCCCAGAGTATTCCAGGAAGTCTCAAAACCTCTTTGGATTTCTAccagaaaaatcacaaataGGAAGAAGCATCACTGCAAGTAAGgaaaagtataaatatatatgtatatatatttttatatacacatagattttatatatatgtatttctatcTATACACATAGACTTGTATATATTATGTCATTCAGAAAAGAATAAGTTTTTTAAGTGTTAAATTCATGAGTCATTCAGCTGTGACTTGCATCACAAGCATCCTCAATATGATAACTAAAAGGATTTCAGTTTTCAAGGTTATGATCATATTGTGTCTGGTTCCCTGCACAAAGAATGTTGCTGCATAGTCTGTGCAAGCACTGGCATGTAAGTCATTCTAAACACATGGTAAACAGTTGATGAGTTTTGGCTTGTGGTTGGTGTTTAGGAAGGGATATATCTTTTGAATGGAAATTCACCACTCTCTAAAAATTTAAACTGGATTCTTATTCCAAGAAATAGctatttaattgttatttaatagtaataataataattagttataaatattatatattgtaaaaatataaaaataataagtaattgataattgtttaatgataaatataatgaaaatacaattcatataaaatttaaataataaatataagtatttattttttaaaaaaatattagttattATTAGTATAACTATTATAACTTTACAcccttttaaaacacttttaaatagtttaaaaaaaaaaaagtatttggacTGTTGCCCTTCGGCACACAAAGTTACCTGACTTTCAGTCAGTATTTTGCAAGTATTTTTGCACATATAACTGTGAAAACTTAAATTAGGTGCGAACTAACTTTTTAATGATAATGTACAGGTAAACCAAAGACCTCAAACACCATAAACGGTTAACTGGAATGGTTTGACAGGTCCATCTTATAATTAGAGTAATTACAGATAATTTGTAGGCTTACGTACATGTACATTTACATATAAAGTTCTTCAATGTGCATATAGCCAATAAGCAGCCTTACCTGGAGATAACACAGCATCGGTGACAACTTCGTTATTTAATAGTTTGTGTGCAGtgcagaatcttttttttttttttaatttctgtgctaTTTCTTTTAGGATGTCATTAGGACCATTGTACAGAGCGGTGGCATCAAGCATTTAGTAACCATGGCGACCAGCGAACATGTAATAATGCAAAACGAAGCTCTCGTTGCGCTGGCACTAATAGCAGCTTTAGAGTTAGGTGAGTATCCCAGAGGTTAACTCCGCCTGCGTTCTTCTGAGCCTGGGCCCATGAGAATTGCACAGGGGCAGTCGTGTGAGCGTCTCTTACGATGTGGAGCAGGCTGCTTCTTCCACCAGCTGCTTCTTCCACCGGCCTTTCGGCAGCACGGAAATACATGGCAAGTCATGCACTGACAAACAGGAAATAAGGTTAAGCAGAAAACTGGAGTTTGCTCGTGATACAGTTCCTATTCTATTATTCTGGTAGGTAAACACAATCTAGAACACCCTCTAACAGATTTCAGATTTGGGGTAAAACCCCAAAGGCTAACTATTTTAGAGTGGAGACTGTATGACCTAGGTCTGTGTGCACTGGGATGGTTAATCCCCTTTTGAGAGAGCTTATCAAAGTAAAGCTTTCACTTGCCTAGTCTGTGAGAGCAGAATAATACATACGGAGGTGGATGATGCCACCAaatgtctttattattattaaattccACAGAAACAGATGCAAGAGTTGCCATATGAAGGCAGAGATGAGTACATGTCTTAACCTGCCTTTGTAATACTTCAGCTTACCaaacaaagaaagggaaatgccCACTGGGGGCTTTATTTAtcctgtttgcttgcttgttagCTAAGATGATGATGATCTGAACAAGCAACATTTACgtatttttgttcttgatttCATCTCTTTTCATTGTGCACTAGCAGAATGCTACTTTCAACCTCCCAATCGCTGCCAATGCATCGgggaattgttttgttttaattgaaaggaaaaatgcttgTAATTACATGACACTTCTAACCCTTGTCTTACCTTCAGACATTTATAGGTTCTGAGGCTGAATTCAGTACATTAATGTTTCTTAGAAAACTACAGAGGAAATAACTCATATTCTGATTTTGCAAAGCTTTTCATGGTCTTAATGGATCTCTCTCTACCATGGAGTCAAGAATTACACTGCCTGTATTTAAGTTAAACAaagttttcaaaagcaattcAGGCAGTGTAAGTCTTGAAAGCTTAAATATTGCAGGTGTTGGCTTAAACAGCTAGAAAGCCAGGCAGATTTTCCATCAGCTCACTGCA from Anas acuta chromosome 4, bAnaAcu1.1, whole genome shotgun sequence includes these protein-coding regions:
- the RAP1GDS1 gene encoding rap1 GTPase-GDP dissociation stimulator 1 isoform X8: MCEFRSSVVLRYYHTIIFSGVVPISTQILLFGVSMCVTEGHGAIEIQVLDTLQSQLINMGVIPTLVKLLGIHCQNAALTEMCLVAFGNLAELESSKEQFAYTNIAEELVKLFKKQIEHDKKEMIFEVLAPLAENDVIKLQLVEAGLVECLLEIVQKTVDSDKEDDVAELKTASDLMVLLLLGDESMQKLFEGGKGSVFQRVLSWIPSNSHQLQLAGALAIANFARNDGNCIHMVDNGIVQKLMDLLDRHVEDGNVTVQHAALSALRNLAIPVVNKAKMLSAGVAEAVLKFLRSEMPPVQFKLLGTLRMLIDAQAEAAEQLGKNAKLVERLVEWCEAKDHAGVMGESNRLLSALIRHSKSKDVIRTIVQSGGIKHLVTMATSEHVIMQNEALVALALIAALELVTAEKDLENAQLVQILHRLLSDDRSAPEIKYNSMVLICALIGSEPLQKEVQSMAFLEVVSKLRSHENKTVAQQASLTEQRLAVES
- the RAP1GDS1 gene encoding rap1 GTPase-GDP dissociation stimulator 1 isoform X7, which produces MVRFSTRTFLLEHLQFFTSLVKFMRNPCVDAGLIPPLVQLLNCKDQEVLLQTGRALGNICYDSHTLQSQLINMGVIPTLVKLLGIHCQNAALTEMCLVAFGNLAELESSKEQFAYTNIAEELVKLFKKQIEHDKKEMIFEVLAPLAENDVIKLQLVEAGLVECLLEIVQKTVDSDKEDDVAELKTASDLMVLLLLGDESMQKLFEGGKGSVFQRVLSWIPSNSHQLQLAGALAIANFARNDGNCIHMVDNGIVQKLMDLLDRHVEDGNVTVQHAALSALRNLAIPVVNKAKMLSAGVAEAVLKFLRSEMPPVQFKLLGTLRMLIDAQAEAAEQLGKNAKLVERLVEWCEAKDHAGVMGESNRLLSALIRHSKSKDVIRTIVQSGGIKHLVTMATSEHVIMQNEALVALALIAALELVTAEKDLENAQLVQILHRLLSDDRSAPEIKYNSMVLICALIGSEPLQKEVQSMAFLEVVSKLRSHENKTVAQQASLTEQRLAVES
- the RAP1GDS1 gene encoding rap1 GTPase-GDP dissociation stimulator 1 isoform X6; translation: MRNPCVDAGLIPPLVQLLNCKDQEVLLQTGRALGNICYDSHEGRNAVDHAGGAHIVVDHIRSLCNKTDPASEKLLTVFCGMLMNYSNENDTLQSQLINMGVIPTLVKLLGIHCQNAALTEMCLVAFGNLAELESSKEQFAYTNIAEELVKLFKKQIEHDKKEMIFEVLAPLAENDVIKLQLVEAGLVECLLEIVQKTVDSDKEDDVAELKTASDLMVLLLLGDESMQKLFEGGKGSVFQRVLSWIPSNSHQLQLAGALAIANFARNDGNCIHMVDNGIVQKLMDLLDRHVEDGNVTVQHAALSALRNLAIPVVNKAKMLSAGVAEAVLKFLRSEMPPVQFKLLGTLRMLIDAQAEAAEQLGKNAKLVERLVEWCEAKDHAGVMGESNRLLSALIRHSKSKDVIRTIVQSGGIKHLVTMATSEHVIMQNEALVALALIAALELVTAEKDLENAQLVQILHRLLSDDRSAPEIKYNSMVLICALIGSEPLQKEVQSMAFLEVVSKLRSHENKTVAQQASLTEQRLAVES